In the genome of Bacillota bacterium, one region contains:
- a CDS encoding TerC/Alx family metal homeostasis membrane protein, protein MWAPHAVELLLFAAFVLLATWLDLFVLHRDDHEIGLGEAAWMSAAWIAVALAFSGYVWARYGLELWMQYLAGWALEKALSLDNLFVIAVIFGTLGVRGGLQHRALAWGVLGAVVLRGLLIVIGVELVRRFEWLLPLFGLLLLWTAARLLRGGGPGGPLERSRLYRWATRRLPVRAGFDESRVITRRPGGWALTTLGLAILLVEGSDLLFAVDSIPAVMGVSRDPFVILTSNIFAVLGLRALYFLLAGSLVRFRYLDEGLGLVLAFIGVKMLAGPFGIEVPVAVSLAVVLGTVTVAVAASLAPGRGRGEE, encoded by the coding sequence ATGTGGGCGCCGCACGCCGTCGAGCTGCTCCTCTTCGCCGCCTTCGTCCTGCTGGCGACCTGGCTCGACCTCTTCGTCCTGCACCGCGACGACCACGAGATCGGCCTCGGCGAGGCGGCCTGGATGTCCGCCGCCTGGATCGCGGTGGCGCTGGCCTTCTCGGGCTACGTCTGGGCGCGCTACGGCCTCGAGCTGTGGATGCAGTACCTGGCCGGCTGGGCGCTGGAGAAGGCGCTGAGCCTCGACAACCTCTTCGTCATCGCCGTCATCTTCGGCACCCTGGGCGTCCGGGGCGGCTTGCAACACCGCGCCCTGGCCTGGGGCGTGCTGGGCGCCGTCGTCCTGCGCGGCCTGCTGATCGTGATCGGCGTCGAGCTGGTCCGCCGCTTCGAGTGGCTCCTGCCGCTCTTCGGTCTCCTCCTCCTCTGGACGGCCGCCCGCCTGCTCCGCGGAGGCGGCCCAGGCGGGCCACTGGAGCGCTCGCGCCTCTACCGCTGGGCGACGCGCCGGCTGCCGGTCCGTGCCGGCTTCGACGAAAGCCGCGTGATCACGCGGAGGCCGGGCGGCTGGGCGCTGACGACGCTGGGTCTGGCCATCCTCCTGGTGGAGGGGAGCGACCTCCTCTTCGCGGTCGACAGCATCCCCGCGGTCATGGGGGTGAGCCGCGACCCCTTCGTCATCCTCACCTCCAACATCTTCGCCGTGCTGGGGTTGCGGGCGCTCTACTTCCTGCTGGCGGGGAGCCTGGTCCGCTTCCGCTACCTGGACGAGGGCCTGGGGTTGGTGCTCGCCTTCATCGGAGTCAAGATGCTGGCGGGCCCCTTCGGAATCGAAGTGCCTG